In Solidesulfovibrio carbinoliphilus subsp. oakridgensis, the sequence CTGGGGCGGCAGGGGCAGGCGGCGGTGGTAGTCGCCCCGGCGCAGGGCCCCGCAAAAGGCGTTCAGGGCCGCGATGTCGCCAAGGGCCACGAACCGGGCGACCAGGCGCGAGACCGGCAGCAGGAGCACCAGGGACAGGGCCAGCCACAGGCCGAGCATCCGCCCCGGCGAGGCGACATGGCCGTTTTCGACCAGGTACAGGGCCGTGGCCGGCGGCAGGGCCAACAGCAGGAAAAGGGTCAGGCGCATGCGGGCCGTGACCCCGAGCAGGGCGGCCCGGGACGGCCGGCCCGGGGCCCGGGCCGCGCGGTCGGTGGCCGCTACGTCGCGGCCGAGACTCCGGGAGGTGGTGGTTGCGGTCTGCATGGAGCCATCCTTTGCGGGACGTGACATGAAAAAGGACCGGCTAGGCCGCGTCGTCGGCCCGGCGAAAGGCCCGGGTCAGGCGGGCGAGCCCCTCGCGCACGGCCACAAAGGCTTCGACCACGGCCGGATCGAACTGGGTGCCGGCGCAGCGCCGGATTTCGCGGTCCGCGTCCTCGAAGGTCATGGCCGGCCGGTAGGGCCGGGCCTGGAGCATGGCCGACAGGCTGTCGGCCACGGCGATGACCCGGGCCCCGAGGGGGATGCTCTGGCCGCGAAGGCCATGGGGATAGCCCTGGCCGTCGAAGCGTTCGTGGTGGGCCCCGACCATGCCGACCACGCCGATCTCGGCCAGGCAGGAGAGCGGGGCCAGGATTTCGGCGCCAATGGCGGGGTGGGTCTTCATGCGTTCCCATTCGTCCGGGGCGAGCCGGCCGGGCTTGCCGAGGACCGCGTCCGGCACGCCGATCTTGCCGATGTCGTGCAGGTGGCCGGCCACGTGGACGGCCTGGGCCAGCTTGTCGCCAAGGCCCATGCCGACAGCCAGGACCCGGGACACCTCGGCCACTTCCTCGGAATGGGCCAGGGTGTGCGGGTCCTTGGCGTCGATGGCCTTGCCGAGCGACGTGGCCAGTTCGTGGACGAGCAGCATGACTGCGTCCTGGTCCGGCGCGGCCTGCCGGGCCGCCAGAGACCCGACCAGTCCGGCGGCGTCGAGGAGAGGGCTTTTGAGCATGGGCATCTCGAATGGCGGCGGGTCCTAGGCCAGGAACCGGCGGCGGTACATGGTCAGATGCCAGGCGGCGAAGCCGGCCAGCCCCAGGCCGAAGACCAGGTGGGCGGCCTTGGTGTCGGCCAGTCCCGTGGCCACGGCGCCGGCCATGCAGGTGGCCAGTCCGATCTTCTGGGTGCGGCGCTTGATCTTGGCGACGTTGGCCATCTTTCCGTCCCGGGCGGGCTTGGCCGGGACAGTCGCGCCGGTTGCGGCGTGGCTGGCGGCATACTGCTCGGCCATGGCCACGAGGTCTGCCGTGGCGATGGACTCGTCATGGGTCACAAGCAGGCTGCCGGTGCGGGGATTGGCCTCGACGCCGGTGATGCCGGGCAGGGCGGCCACTTGCTCGGCCACCTCCCGAAGGAGGGTGGCGTCGGTCAGGGCCGGGTGGCGCAGCCGGAGGCGGCCTTCAATGCAGCTGGCTATCATGGGGATTGTCTCCGCTGGGAAGGGGTTTGGGCAGATAGGGCCGCAGGCTGGAAAGGGCCACGCCCACGGTCGCCAGGTTGTGGGCCAGGGCCGAGACGCCCGGGGTGAACCGGCCCATGAGGCCAAGGCCGAGGATGGCGGAATTGACCAGGCAGATGGTGCGGAAATTGGCGCGCAGCCGGTCCATGAGCCCGGAGGCGATGTCGCGAAGGCCAACCACGCTTTCGAGCCGGCCCTCGGCGAGGAGGATGTCGGCGGCGGCCTTGGCGATGTCCGCGCCGTGGCGCGGGGCGATGCCGACATTGGCTGCGGACAGGGCCGGGGAGTCGTTTATGCCGTCGCCGACCATGGCCACCACGTGGCCGGCGGCGCGCAGCTCGCGCACGATCCGGGTCTTGTCCTCGGGCAGGACCTGGGCGTGGAACTCGGTGATGCCAAGGCGTCTGGCCGCGATGGCGGCCGGCTCCGGGGCGTCGCCGGTCAGCATGACCATCCGGGTGACGCCCCGGGCGGCGAGTTCGCCAAGAACGCGCGGCGCCTCGGGCACGAGGGGGTCCTCGATGGCGAGCACCCCGGCCACGGCGTCGTCGATGGCCAGATAGAGGGCGGAGAGGCCGGAGAGGCCCTTGGCCGCGAGCACGGCGTCGGCCTCGGCCACGTCGATGCCCTCGTCCTCGTTGATGAAGTGGCGGCTCCCCAGGCGCACCCGCTCGGCGCCGACCATGGAGGACAGGCCGTGGGCCAGGATGTAGTCCACCTCGGCGTGGAACTCCCGGTGGACGACCCCTTCCTCCTCGGCCAGCCGGACGACCGCCCGGGCCACGGGGTGGGGGAAGTGCTCCTCCAGGCAGGCGGCGAGCTTGAGCACGTCGTAACGGGAGTGGCCGTTAAGGGGCAGCACGGCCGCGACCTTGGGCCGGGCCCTGGTCAGGGTGCCGGTCTTGTCGAAGACGAAGGTGTCGGCCGAGGCCACGCCTTCCAGGAACTTGCCGCCCTTGACCAGTACGCCGCCGGCCGCGGCCTCGCGCATGGCGGCAAGGACCGCCAGCGGCGCGGAGAGCTTGATGGCGCAGGAAAAATCGACCAGCAGCACGGCCGAGGCCAGCCTCGGGTTGCGGGTGAGGAGAAAGACGCCGAGCGAACCGAGCAGCGTCCAGGGCACGAGGGCGTCGGCGAACCGCTCGGCCAGGTCCTGCGCCTTGGCCTTGTAGTTTTCCGATTCCTCGATCACGGCCACCATCTTCTGGATGCGGGTCTCGCCGCCGGCCCGCTCCACCCGGATCACAAGCCCGCCTTCCTCGACCACCGTGCCGGCGAAGACCGTGTGCCCGACCCGCTTGTGGGCGGGCAGGGGCTCGCCGGTCATGGAGGCCTGGTTGACGAGGGCCTCGCCCTCGGCCACCACGCCGTCGACCGGAATGGCGGTGCCCATGTCCACGATGGCCAGATCGCCCGGCACGACTTCTGCGGCCGGGATGCGTACGGCCTCGCCGCCCCGCCGGACCCAGACCGCGTCGAAGGAGGCGGACAGGGTCTCGGCCAGGGACTCGCGCGACCGCTTGCGGGTGTAGCTTTCGAGCATCTCGCCGAGGCCGAGCAGGATGGCGATGCCGGCTGCGGCCCGAAAGTCGCGGCGGGCGATGGACACGCCGATGGCCATGGCGTCGAGGACCTCCACGTTGACCTTGCCGCGCAGAAGGGCCGAGGCCCCGCGCCGCAGGTACGGCAGGACCCGGCGCAGGAGAAAGAGCGGCCTAAGCGGCGCCGGCAGGAACCGGCGCAGGACGAAAAGGCCGGCCTCGCGCAGGAAGGCGGCTCCCGGCGTGGTGGCCGGCGGGTCGTCCGGGGCCGTGGCCGGCAGGTGCGTCGACAGCTTGGCTGCGGCCCGGGCCCTGGGATCGGCCGCGATTTTGAGGGCCTTGGCGGCGCGGCCGGCTTCGGCCAGGACGGTCCTCCCCGCGACGATGTCGGCGAGCCGGGGTTTGGGCCGGCCGGCGAACGGGGACACGCCGTTTTGGGTGATGGCCAGGATGGCCAGCCGGACAGGCTCTCCGTCGTAGCGGATGAGCATCCCCCGGGTGCGGGGCGAGGTCGTGACCTCGCCCACACCGGGCAGGGCGGACACGGCCGAGGCGAGCGCCGCAGCCTTGGCCGCGTAGTCCGCGGCCGAAGCAAAGCGCAGGCGGATGCGGCCCGCGATGTCGTGGACGATTTCGCAGTGCGTCATGCGATACGGCTCCAGCCGAGGCCCGGCTTAGGCGGTTTCCCCTTGGGGGGCCACGGATTCGGGCGCGCCATCGGTTTTTGGGGTTTTGGGGGTTTCCCGGGATTCCTTGGCGTGTTTGGCCTCGGCCATCAGGTCTTCCATGTTTTCCTTGGCCCGTTCGAGAACGGCCGCAGTCTTTTCCTTGAGTTCCAGGCCGTGGGCGAGGAGATCGGTCATGGCCGGGCGGATGGAGAACTTGCCCTTGCCGAGGGCCACCGCGCCAAGCGCGCCGATGGCCACGCCGGCGGCCAGAAACAGTCCGTTTTTCATGTAGTCGTTCATGTGTCCTCCTTGTGTCGTCATCGCGTGGAGAAGAGGGTTCAAACCAGCATCGAACTCTGTAACCGTTTTGTCATATGGGCAGGGACTGGATTCGGTTTAACGACGTTGATAATTGTTGTCAATATCAAATAACCGCCCCGGCGGCCAAAACAAAGCCGCCGGCGGGGAGACCCGGCCGGCGGCTTTGTCGGGGGACAGGGGGAAGGCTAATAGGCTTCGTCGTACTCCAGGTCCTTCTCCGTCACGGGATGGCGGAAGAGGTGGATGGTCCAGACCTGGTAGATGATGACGATGGGCACGAAGACCAGGGCCACGCCGAGCATGATGGAAAGCGTCAGCGGCGTGGAGGCGGAGTTTTCGATGGTCATGGACCAGGCCGGGTTCAGGCTCGACGGGAGCAGGGCCGGGAAGATGCCGACCACCCCGAAAAGGGCGGTGCCGAAGATGAGCACGGCCGAGCCGATCCAGGCGGCCAGGGCCCGCCCCTGGCGACGGTAGAGGAAGGTCAGGACCAGTCCGGCCACGGGGATCAGCAGCAGGCCGAACAGGACCGGACTGACGAGGTAGTTCGTGAAGAGGTGGGTCATGCCGTAGGACATGGCCAGAAAGAGCACGATGACCGCGGCCACGATGGGCCAAAGCTTGCCGGCCAGGGCCATGGCCCTGGCGTGGATGTCGCCCTCGGACTTGAAGGCCAGCCACAGGGCCCCGTGGTGGGCAAAGAGCAGCACGAAGAGCACGCCCCCGGCCAGGCCGTAGGGATTGAGCAGGGTCAGCAGGTTGCCTTGCAGGATGCCGTCCTGGTCGATGGGAATGCCTTTGAAGATGTTGGCAAAGGCCACGCCGAGCAGGAGGGCCGGCAGGAAGCTGCCGACGAAGTTCATGGCGTCCCAGAACTTGTTCCAGCGCAGGCTCAGGTTCTTGGCCCGAAATTCCAGGGTCACGCCCCGCAGGATCAGGCCGAACAGGAGCAGCATGAGCGGCGTGTAGAGGCTCGAGAACATGACGGCATAGGTCTTGGGAAAGGCGGCGAAGGTCACGCCGCCGGCCGTGATGAGCCAGACCTCGTTGCCGTCCCAGAAGGGGCCCATTGTGTTGTAGATGATGCGGGTCTCCACATCGTTTTTGGCGAAAAAGGGCCGTAGCGTGCCAAGACCGAGGTCATAGCCGTCGAGCATGAAATAGATCGCCCAGAGCACTCCCCAGAGGATAAACCAGATGGTACCGAGATCCATGGCCATTCTCCTTCGTAACGGACCGGCCGGGCCGGGTTCGGACTTGCGTGTGAAAGTTTGCGCCGCGTGGCGTCGGGCCTAGGCCGGTTCCTGGCGGGCGTATTTGGCCAGCAGGTAGATGTCGAGGGCGGCGAGCAGGATGTAGACCACGAAGAAGGCGGCCAGGCTGACGGCCACCTGGGAAGTGGCCAAGGGCGAGACCGCGTCCCTGGTCCGCATGATGCCGTAGACGATCCATGGCTGGCGTCCGACTTCGGCCACGGCCCAGCCGGCCTGCAGGGCCAGGTAGGGAAGCGGGATGGTCCAGACGAAGGCCCGAAGGAGCTTTGGCGTGCTTTCCACCGGCTGGTGGCGGGCGATGAAGGCCAGGACGCCCATGAGGATCATCAGCGTGCCAAGGCCGACCATGAGCCGGAAGGAGGCGAAGGTCAGGGTGACGGGCGGGCGGTCTTCCTTGGGGAAATCCTTGAGCCCCTGCACCACGGCCGAGGGGTCGTTGAAGGCCATGAGGCTCAAAATGGCCGGGATGCGGCCGAACTGGACGCTGTTGCGCTCGTTCGCCGGATCGGGGATGGCCAGCAGGTACATGGGCGCGCCCTTTTCGGTGTCCCAGTGGGACTCCATGGCCGCGAGCTTGGTCGGCTGGACCTCGGCCACGATGTTGCCTTGCCGGTGCCCGACCACGGCCACGAGCAGGGAGAAGACCAGGGCGAAGGACGCGCCGACGCGGAAGGACTTGGTGAAAAAGTCGACGTGGTGCTTGCGCAGCAGGTGCCAGGCCGAGATGCCGACCACGAAAAAGCCGGCCAGGGCCCAGGCGCCGGTCACGGTGTGCATGAAGGCGTTCCAGCCGTAGCCGTTGGTCACGACCTCGATGAAGCTGCTCAGTTCCGCCCGGCCGTTCTGGATCACGTAACCGACCGGGTGCTGCATGAAGCCGTTGGCCAGGATGATCCACAGGGCCGAGAGGTTGGCGGCGAAGGCCACCAGCCAGATGGCCGTGGCGTGGAGCTTGGGCGAGAGCTTTTCCCAGCCGAAGACCCAGACGCCGACCATGGTGGATTCCAGGAAAAAGGCGGCCGTGGCCTCGATGGCCAGAAGCGAGCCGAAGATGTCTCCGACAAAGGCCGAATAGCGCGACCAGTTGGTGCCGAACTGGAACTCCAGGGTGATGCCGGTCACGACGCCCAGGGCGAAGTTGATCAGAAAAAGTTTGCCCCAGAACTTGGCCATCCGTTTGTAGGTCGCGTCGCCGCTTCGCACGTAGAGCGTTTCCATCACCGCCACGATGATGGAGAGCCCGAGCGTGAGCGGGACAAAGATGAAGTGGATGAACGTCGCAAAGGCGAACTGCAACCGGGAAAGCATCAATACGTCCATGGTCTGTCTCCTTTTCCTCCGTGTTGTCCGTGAACCCCTCGTGCGTGTTTCCTGGCGTACGGCCCCGGGCCGGATGTGCCGGCCGGGGTGTGGTCCTTTGAAAGTCGTTGTCGCGTTTCTACCACCCGGCCAGGAAAAACGCACCCCTCAACCACGTTTGAAAGGTGCGAAAACGTCTATCGTCACGGCCCGTCGGGCCGTTTGGCGCAGGCCTTGCTTTCGGTTTCGGCCAGTGCGGCCAGGGTCGTGGATCCAAGGGTCTCGCGCAGCTGGCTTCTGGCCTTGTCCCAGACGCGGTGCACCGAGCAGAGTTTGCGCCTGTCGCAACTCTCCGGCCGGCTGATGCAGTCGTTCAAGAAGATTTCGCCGTCGATGGCTTCGACCAGGGACAGAAGGGTGATGTCCTCGGGCCGCCGCACCAGCTCGTAGCCGCCCTGGGCTCCCTGGCGGATGGCGATGATGCCGGCCCGGGCAAGGTGCTGGGCCACCTTGCCCAGGAACTGGGCCGGGATGTCCATGGCCTCGGCGATTTCCTTGCGGGTGATGACCGGGCGGTCCCGGTGCATGGAAAGGTGCAGGACGCACCGGATGGCATATTCGCCGGCTCTGGTCAGACGCATGGGGGCCTCAATTTGGATTAATCGGACATGATTGATCCTATATTCGGGCCGGCCAGGGCTGTCAACGGATTTTTGTTTTGCGGGGCGGCTTTTTAGGGCCGGCCGCGCCAGGTTTCGCAACCCGGAGCGTAGCGGTCGAGGAGGCGCCGGGCGATGCTCGATCGGGGGGGCAGCAACGGCGGCAGCCGGTCGGCGGAAAACCAGGCCGCGTCCTCGAGTTCGGTCCGGTCGAGGACGAGGTCGCCCCCGGCGTAGCGGGCCGTGAATCCGGCCATGATCTGGCTCGGGAAGGGCCAGTTCTGGCTTTCGAGATACCGGATATCCGTGAGGGCGAGGTTGGTCTCTTCCTTGACCTCCCGGGCCACGCATTCTTCCAGGGATTCGGCGAATTCGAGGTATCCGGCCACCAAGCCGAACTGGCCGGCCGGCCACTCGGGCTTTCGCACGAGCAGGAACTCCTCGCCCCGGGTGATGAGCACGATGACGGCCGGATGCAGGCGCGGATAGTACTCCCGGTTGCAGGCCGGGCAGCGCATGCCCCAGTTGCCGGGGATCTCGCGGGGCAGGCCGCCGCAGGCCGGACAGATGCGGCTGCGGTCTCGCCAGTGGAGGACCTGTCGGGCCAGTCCGGCCAGGGTCAGCATCCGGTCGTCCAGGATCGGGGACCGGTAGCCGGCCGGGATCAGGGCCAGGGGGGCGGGGATGGAGGCCTCGGGAATGAGCCTTGCGGCGCGAAGCGGGCTTCCCTGCCACTCCCCCACGTAGACCGGGGGCACGGCAAAGGGCCCGGGCACCGGGACCGGGCCGCGGGGCAGGACCGGGCCGTGGCCGTTTTGCCGCATCACCAATCCTCCTTCGCGAAGGATGAGCCAGAAGCCGGGCGTTTCCGCCCGGTCGCGGTCCGGTGTGCCCGGGCGAAAATCATGGCGGATGATGGCTTGGTTATAAGGAATATGGACCTCGTGCGGCTGGGGCATGGTTCGGGCCGTCCTTTTTCCCGGGCCGTGGGCCGGCGTGGCTGGAGGCGTGCCGGCGGGCGGAAAGCTTTGGAGTGGTCCCGATGCTACGCCACAGGGGCCGCCTTGGCTAGACGGGCCTGCCGGCTTCCGATTCGAACGGGTTGGGTCCCGGTGCCGGGACCGCGGGCCGCGGTCCGGCCTTGGTCGATCCGGCTCCCGTTTCAGGCCTGGCAGCGCCTGCTCCACGCGGGAGTCGGTTTTTCTCTGAGGAAAGGCCGGGGGCAAAAACCGGTTGCCTTGCGGAAATGTCTTCCGTGGGGTGTTTTTTTCATGGTCCCGGAAAAAAGAGTAGCCAAAAAAGTTCATGGCATGGTATCCATCGATACAAGTCCTGCCATATGCAAGGGCGAAGCAGAAGGAATGGTAGCAATACGACTCAGTTGAGGCGGGGGGTGGTTTATTCTTCTCTAGAAGGACGCAGGACAGGTGAAGCCTTCTCTATGGCTGATGATTGCAAAGCGATCGGAAATTTTGTTTTTCCTGAAAACTGTGGCAATCTTGTATCGGATAAACTTTCGAATAATAATTTAAAAAACAGCAGATGCAACCTCAACGGGAGAATGTGGTTATGGGAAAGTACTTTCTCGCTTGGTTGCTCGGAGTTCCGGCCGGGTTGCTGATCATTCTCTATCTCCTGTTCCATTAATCGGGTCATTCCCGCAATCGGCGTTCCCACTTCCCTAAAGGAGGGTTTATCATGAAAAAGACAGCAACATGGGGAGTTTCCGCGCTCTCTGTCGCGGCGTTGCTCTGGAGTCCCGGCGCGATGGCCGCCAAGACCATTGTGGTCGGGCCGGATGATGCAAACCTGCGGGTGGCCCAAGCCGCGCCGCCGGCGACCATGAAAACCGTTCCGCCGAGTGACGCGGACAACAGCAGGCAAAACCAGATGAGTTCGCATCCCGGACAGATGAATGCGGACAAGCAAGGCAACCAGAAGGCGGATACGGAGATCACGCGTCAGATCCGCGAGGCGGTGACGGACGACAAATCCCTGTCCACCTACGCGCATAATGTCAAGATCATCACCAAAAACGGCAAGGTCTTCCTCAAGGGCCCGGTGCGGACCGCCGAGGAGCGGACCAATATCGGCGAAAAGGCCGCTGCCGTGGCCGGCGCCGAGAACGTGACCAACTCGCTTACGATCGCACCCAAGAAATAGCCGCAACGAAAAGGAGTTGTACCATGCACGAGGACGATAAAATCGCGGTTTACGGATTGTATGCCAGCCGCCTTCAGGCCGAGGAGGCCGTGGATGCCCTGCGCGCCGCCGGCTACCGCAATTCCGACATCTCGGTGGTCTTCCCGGGCGAGCTCGACGGCGGCCAATCGGTCGGCCATGAAAAAGGCACCAAGTCTCCGGAAGGCGCAGCCACCGGCGCGGGCGCGGGCCTGGTCATCGGCGGGGCCCTGGGGTGGCTGGCCGGCATCGGCATGCTTGCCATCCCCGGCGTCGGTCCGCTGATCGCGGCCGGCCCCATCATGGCCCTGCTCGCCGGCGCCGGCGCCGGCGGCGCCCTTGGTGGCGTGGCCGGGGCCCTGGTCGGCCTCGGCGTGCCGGAATACGAGGCCAAACGGTATGAGGAACGGGTGCGGGAAGGCAAGATCCTCCTGTCCGTCCATGCCGACAACAGCGACTGGCGGGACAAGGCCAAAAAGATCATGGAGTCCACCGGGGCCCAGGACATCTCGAGCAAGGACGAAGCCTAGCCGCCCCTCCGGGCACGCCGGCCGCCGGCTGTCCGGAAGCGACCCACCGAAACGCCGCCCCGCAACGGGCCGGCCCCTGGCGCGCGGCAACCGCGTGTCCGGGACCGGGCCCCGCGCGGGGCACTTTTTTGTCTCCGGCCCGCCCGGCAAAGGCCGCTTGACGCCCCGGTCCGGCCCTGGCAGTGCCAGGAGACTGCCGCACACCGAGGAGGCGCACCATGCGCGACTGCCTTGCCGAGGCCGAAGCCATTTTCCGGGCCGGGCTGGCCCGGGTCGATCCGCTGGCCATGATGGAGCGGGTGCTGTCGCTGACGGGCGACGTCCTGCGGGTGGCCACCGAAACCGAGTGCCACCAGTACGACCTGGCCGGCGTCAAACGCATTTTCGTCCTCGGCGCGGGCAAGGCCTCGGCCCGCATGGCCCTTGGCCTGGAACGCCTGCTCGGGGACCGGATCACGGCCGGGGTGGTGGCGGTCAAGGAAGGCTACCGGGAACGGCTCTCGCGCGTGCGGCTGCTCGAAGCGTCCCATCCCGTGCCGGACGCACGCGGCGTGGCCGCGGCCCGGGAAGTCCTGGCCATGGCCCGGCAGGCCGGCCCGGACGATCTGGTCATCGT encodes:
- a CDS encoding HD-GYP domain-containing protein, translated to MLKSPLLDAAGLVGSLAARQAAPDQDAVMLLVHELATSLGKAIDAKDPHTLAHSEEVAEVSRVLAVGMGLGDKLAQAVHVAGHLHDIGKIGVPDAVLGKPGRLAPDEWERMKTHPAIGAEILAPLSCLAEIGVVGMVGAHHERFDGQGYPHGLRGQSIPLGARVIAVADSLSAMLQARPYRPAMTFEDADREIRRCAGTQFDPAVVEAFVAVREGLARLTRAFRRADDAA
- a CDS encoding HMA2 domain-containing protein yields the protein MIASCIEGRLRLRHPALTDATLLREVAEQVAALPGITGVEANPRTGSLLVTHDESIATADLVAMAEQYAASHAATGATVPAKPARDGKMANVAKIKRRTQKIGLATCMAGAVATGLADTKAAHLVFGLGLAGFAAWHLTMYRRRFLA
- a CDS encoding heavy metal translocating P-type ATPase, translated to MTHCEIVHDIAGRIRLRFASAADYAAKAAALASAVSALPGVGEVTTSPRTRGMLIRYDGEPVRLAILAITQNGVSPFAGRPKPRLADIVAGRTVLAEAGRAAKALKIAADPRARAAAKLSTHLPATAPDDPPATTPGAAFLREAGLFVLRRFLPAPLRPLFLLRRVLPYLRRGASALLRGKVNVEVLDAMAIGVSIARRDFRAAAGIAILLGLGEMLESYTRKRSRESLAETLSASFDAVWVRRGGEAVRIPAAEVVPGDLAIVDMGTAIPVDGVVAEGEALVNQASMTGEPLPAHKRVGHTVFAGTVVEEGGLVIRVERAGGETRIQKMVAVIEESENYKAKAQDLAERFADALVPWTLLGSLGVFLLTRNPRLASAVLLVDFSCAIKLSAPLAVLAAMREAAAGGVLVKGGKFLEGVASADTFVFDKTGTLTRARPKVAAVLPLNGHSRYDVLKLAACLEEHFPHPVARAVVRLAEEEGVVHREFHAEVDYILAHGLSSMVGAERVRLGSRHFINEDEGIDVAEADAVLAAKGLSGLSALYLAIDDAVAGVLAIEDPLVPEAPRVLGELAARGVTRMVMLTGDAPEPAAIAARRLGITEFHAQVLPEDKTRIVRELRAAGHVVAMVGDGINDSPALSAANVGIAPRHGADIAKAAADILLAEGRLESVVGLRDIASGLMDRLRANFRTICLVNSAILGLGLMGRFTPGVSALAHNLATVGVALSSLRPYLPKPLPSGDNPHDSQLH
- the cydB gene encoding cytochrome d ubiquinol oxidase subunit II; the encoded protein is MDLGTIWFILWGVLWAIYFMLDGYDLGLGTLRPFFAKNDVETRIIYNTMGPFWDGNEVWLITAGGVTFAAFPKTYAVMFSSLYTPLMLLLFGLILRGVTLEFRAKNLSLRWNKFWDAMNFVGSFLPALLLGVAFANIFKGIPIDQDGILQGNLLTLLNPYGLAGGVLFVLLFAHHGALWLAFKSEGDIHARAMALAGKLWPIVAAVIVLFLAMSYGMTHLFTNYLVSPVLFGLLLIPVAGLVLTFLYRRQGRALAAWIGSAVLIFGTALFGVVGIFPALLPSSLNPAWSMTIENSASTPLTLSIMLGVALVFVPIVIIYQVWTIHLFRHPVTEKDLEYDEAY
- a CDS encoding cytochrome ubiquinol oxidase subunit I → MDVLMLSRLQFAFATFIHFIFVPLTLGLSIIVAVMETLYVRSGDATYKRMAKFWGKLFLINFALGVVTGITLEFQFGTNWSRYSAFVGDIFGSLLAIEATAAFFLESTMVGVWVFGWEKLSPKLHATAIWLVAFAANLSALWIILANGFMQHPVGYVIQNGRAELSSFIEVVTNGYGWNAFMHTVTGAWALAGFFVVGISAWHLLRKHHVDFFTKSFRVGASFALVFSLLVAVVGHRQGNIVAEVQPTKLAAMESHWDTEKGAPMYLLAIPDPANERNSVQFGRIPAILSLMAFNDPSAVVQGLKDFPKEDRPPVTLTFASFRLMVGLGTLMILMGVLAFIARHQPVESTPKLLRAFVWTIPLPYLALQAGWAVAEVGRQPWIVYGIMRTRDAVSPLATSQVAVSLAAFFVVYILLAALDIYLLAKYARQEPA
- a CDS encoding RrF2 family transcriptional regulator; translated protein: MRLTRAGEYAIRCVLHLSMHRDRPVITRKEIAEAMDIPAQFLGKVAQHLARAGIIAIRQGAQGGYELVRRPEDITLLSLVEAIDGEIFLNDCISRPESCDRRKLCSVHRVWDKARSQLRETLGSTTLAALAETESKACAKRPDGP
- the nudC gene encoding NAD(+) diphosphatase, whose translation is MPQPHEVHIPYNQAIIRHDFRPGTPDRDRAETPGFWLILREGGLVMRQNGHGPVLPRGPVPVPGPFAVPPVYVGEWQGSPLRAARLIPEASIPAPLALIPAGYRSPILDDRMLTLAGLARQVLHWRDRSRICPACGGLPREIPGNWGMRCPACNREYYPRLHPAVIVLITRGEEFLLVRKPEWPAGQFGLVAGYLEFAESLEECVAREVKEETNLALTDIRYLESQNWPFPSQIMAGFTARYAGGDLVLDRTELEDAAWFSADRLPPLLPPRSSIARRLLDRYAPGCETWRGRP
- a CDS encoding BON domain-containing protein produces the protein MKKTATWGVSALSVAALLWSPGAMAAKTIVVGPDDANLRVAQAAPPATMKTVPPSDADNSRQNQMSSHPGQMNADKQGNQKADTEITRQIREAVTDDKSLSTYAHNVKIITKNGKVFLKGPVRTAEERTNIGEKAAAVAGAENVTNSLTIAPKK
- a CDS encoding quinol:electron acceptor oxidoreductase subunit ActD; the protein is MHEDDKIAVYGLYASRLQAEEAVDALRAAGYRNSDISVVFPGELDGGQSVGHEKGTKSPEGAATGAGAGLVIGGALGWLAGIGMLAIPGVGPLIAAGPIMALLAGAGAGGALGGVAGALVGLGVPEYEAKRYEERVREGKILLSVHADNSDWRDKAKKIMESTGAQDISSKDEA